The Methanobrevibacter olleyae genome has a segment encoding these proteins:
- the twy1 gene encoding 4-demethylwyosine synthase TYW1, whose product MTFTKEEQEKLEYSGYRFVGEYGHAAAKICHWTKKSMVNEGVCYKEQFYGVKSHRCLQMSPAVPFCSQKCSFCWRDLSQTRVEWEGEYDNPKTIIEGAIKAQNNLLCGFGGNKKTDEKKLEESKKPTNAAISLAGEPTLYPEIDELLAEFKRQNFTTFLVSNGMYWEKLGSLECEPSQLYISLDAPNEKVYKDLCNPQINNAWSNLNKTLELMNSFDTNTAIRITSVKGKNMINTKEYGELINKANPKYVEVKAYMFVGSSRKRLSLDNMPSFKEVCDFAEKIADETSREITKHSEISRVVLLE is encoded by the coding sequence ATGACATTTACAAAAGAAGAACAAGAAAAGTTAGAATATAGCGGTTATAGATTTGTTGGAGAATATGGTCATGCCGCTGCAAAAATATGTCATTGGACTAAAAAAAGCATGGTTAATGAAGGAGTATGTTATAAAGAACAATTTTATGGTGTTAAATCACACAGATGCCTTCAAATGTCTCCTGCAGTACCTTTTTGTAGTCAAAAATGCTCTTTTTGTTGGAGAGATTTAAGTCAAACTCGTGTTGAATGGGAAGGTGAATATGATAATCCTAAAACAATTATCGAAGGTGCAATAAAAGCACAAAATAATTTACTATGTGGTTTTGGTGGAAATAAAAAGACAGATGAGAAAAAACTTGAAGAGTCTAAAAAACCAACAAATGCGGCTATTTCTCTTGCAGGAGAACCAACCCTATATCCTGAAATTGATGAGCTTTTAGCAGAGTTTAAAAGACAAAATTTTACTACTTTTCTAGTAAGTAATGGAATGTATTGGGAAAAACTTGGAAGTTTAGAATGTGAACCAAGCCAACTATATATTTCTTTAGATGCACCTAATGAGAAAGTGTATAAAGACCTTTGTAACCCTCAAATAAATAATGCTTGGAGTAATTTAAACAAGACTCTTGAATTAATGAATAGTTTTGATACTAATACAGCTATTAGAATCACTTCAGTTAAGGGCAAAAACATGATTAATACAAAAGAGTATGGTGAATTAATTAATAAAGCAAACCCCAAATATGTTGAAGTGAAAGCATATATGTTTGTAGGATCCTCTAGAAAAAGATTAAGTCTTGATAACATGCCAAGTTTTAAAGAAGTTTGTGATTTTGCAGAAAAAATAGCTGATGAAACTAGTCGTGAAATAACTAAACATTCTGAAATCAGTAGAGTTGTTTTATTAGAATAA
- a CDS encoding archaetidylserine synthase, whose product MRLKSVGMGYFLAIPDIISILNLVFGFLAILMVMDNHLTYASVCVLIAVVFDSVDGWVSRKLNRNDQLGFGKNIDSLADIVSFGVAPSVILYYIGLGISDWAAYLVAIVAIFTLICGILRLTRYNIISDRINYPGFVGFPIPATAIILVSYYLSGLFNIIVATILMLFAGYLMISTIRYPKVDNYYLIGFSALMIILLILPIDIFIGAVNLPALILFVLSLIYMFMTFLEFFIDTEEALTVENVNRNIVQAREITTNKFGLSLTSAQEAFKSMKDTINQVSSGEIVGENKEYSEEKNKIDEEDKLENISTGEVENE is encoded by the coding sequence ATGAGATTAAAAAGTGTTGGAATGGGATATTTTTTAGCTATTCCTGATATCATTTCAATATTGAATTTGGTATTTGGATTTTTAGCTATTTTAATGGTTATGGATAATCATTTAACATATGCATCAGTATGTGTACTTATTGCAGTTGTTTTTGACTCTGTAGATGGATGGGTTTCTAGAAAACTTAATCGTAATGACCAACTTGGTTTTGGTAAAAATATAGATTCTTTAGCAGATATTGTATCTTTTGGTGTAGCACCTTCAGTTATTTTATACTACATTGGATTAGGTATATCTGATTGGGCAGCTTACTTAGTAGCTATTGTTGCTATTTTCACACTTATCTGTGGTATTTTAAGACTTACTCGTTATAATATAATTTCTGATAGAATTAATTATCCTGGGTTTGTTGGTTTCCCAATACCTGCTACTGCGATTATATTAGTGTCTTATTATCTTAGTGGATTATTCAATATTATCGTTGCCACTATATTAATGCTATTTGCAGGTTATTTAATGATTAGTACAATTAGATATCCTAAAGTGGATAATTATTATCTTATCGGATTCAGTGCCTTAATGATAATATTATTAATTTTACCTATTGATATCTTTATTGGAGCAGTAAATCTTCCAGCTTTAATATTATTTGTATTATCATTAATCTATATGTTTATGACATTTTTAGAATTTTTCATTGATACTGAAGAGGCATTGACTGTAGAGAATGTCAATAGAAATATAGTTCAAGCTAGAGAAATAACAACTAATAAATTTGGCCTTTCATTAACCTCTGCTCAAGAAGCATTTAAATCTATGAAAGATACTATTAATCAAGTTTCTTCTGGAGAAATCGTTGGAGAAAATAAAGAATATAGTGAAGAAAAAAATAAAATTGATGAAGAGGATAAATTAGAAAATATTAGCACTGGTGAAGTAGAAAACGAATAA
- the thiM gene encoding hydroxyethylthiazole kinase, with protein MTDEIIMYESENINNILNEFKNALKNVKDTTPLTHCITNFVTVNDCANAALAVGASPIMADDSEEVAEIVDIASVLVINIGKLSETQVDAIRLSSEHANKINKPIVVDPVGAGISGLRNRITKELVENYKIAAIRGNMSEIKAVAKLINLDILNNENNDSAGKGVDVAESDIISKDNLDINGLIVKDLAKELNTVIIASGPIDIISDGDLTFGLKNGDEMMPLITGSGCMLTTIIGSYIGANDALIGTTAACTLMAVAGENAAKCVRENDLGTGSFKTFLIDNLYKLSAKELVERANLFEINV; from the coding sequence ATGACAGATGAAATTATAATGTATGAAAGTGAAAATATAAATAATATTTTAAATGAATTTAAAAATGCTTTGAAAAATGTTAAAGATACAACACCTTTAACACACTGTATTACTAACTTTGTAACGGTAAACGATTGTGCTAATGCCGCATTAGCTGTTGGAGCTTCACCAATAATGGCTGATGATAGTGAAGAAGTAGCTGAAATTGTAGATATAGCAAGTGTTCTTGTAATCAATATTGGAAAATTAAGTGAAACTCAAGTAGATGCAATCAGACTTAGTTCAGAGCATGCTAATAAAATTAATAAACCTATTGTAGTTGATCCTGTAGGTGCTGGAATAAGTGGCCTTAGAAATAGAATTACAAAAGAATTAGTAGAAAATTATAAAATTGCTGCAATTAGGGGAAATATGTCTGAAATTAAAGCTGTTGCTAAATTAATTAATTTAGATATATTGAATAATGAAAATAATGATTCTGCAGGTAAAGGAGTAGACGTTGCAGAAAGTGATATTATTTCTAAAGATAATTTAGATATTAATGGTTTAATTGTTAAGGATTTAGCTAAAGAATTAAATACTGTCATTATTGCTAGTGGGCCAATAGATATTATTTCAGATGGAGATTTAACTTTTGGCCTTAAAAATGGTGATGAAATGATGCCATTAATTACTGGTAGTGGTTGTATGTTAACTACAATTATTGGTTCATATATAGGAGCTAATGATGCATTAATTGGCACTACTGCTGCATGTACTTTAATGGCAGTTGCAGGCGAAAATGCTGCAAAATGTGTTAGAGAAAATGATTTAGGCACTGGAAGCTTTAAAACATTCTTAATTGATAATTTATATAAATTAAGTGCTAAAGAATTAGTAGAAAGAGCTAATTTATTTGAAATAAATGTTTAA
- a CDS encoding class E sortase, which translates to MDFKNIKFSTIIVIIAFLIIGLYALTEVNYFAYKNVAESNDTNASVVIIPSIGVFEKINNVSISQGVYIDDYSNIPTKGDVVLFGHRTLQGSPFLRLDTLKKGDIITLEWPGIGEVNYTFKESKIVSPTNDLKLNESHETGDIHKQELFLVTCHPIGSTAERLVVTADLDSISLINETALEENPQAHWAWFIMLGFLVLGLIVVYFTPVEERKIILAVVIAITIVLIYFCIFPVSSQIWADQLGWLNSLMGIN; encoded by the coding sequence ATGGATTTTAAAAATATAAAATTTTCAACAATTATTGTAATTATTGCTTTTTTAATTATAGGATTATATGCTTTAACAGAAGTAAATTACTTTGCATATAAAAATGTTGCTGAATCTAATGATACTAATGCATCTGTAGTTATTATTCCATCTATTGGTGTTTTTGAAAAAATTAATAATGTTTCTATATCTCAAGGTGTTTATATAGATGATTATTCTAATATTCCAACTAAGGGGGATGTTGTTTTATTTGGTCATAGAACATTGCAAGGCTCTCCATTTTTACGCTTAGATACTCTTAAAAAAGGAGATATAATTACATTAGAATGGCCAGGTATCGGTGAGGTAAATTATACTTTTAAAGAATCTAAAATAGTCTCACCAACTAATGATTTAAAGTTAAATGAAAGTCATGAAACTGGAGATATACATAAGCAGGAATTATTTTTAGTTACATGTCATCCAATAGGTTCAACTGCTGAAAGGTTAGTTGTAACAGCTGATTTAGATTCAATAAGTTTAATTAATGAAACTGCTTTAGAAGAGAATCCTCAAGCTCATTGGGCATGGTTTATAATGTTAGGATTTTTAGTTTTAGGCTTAATCGTAGTTTATTTCACACCTGTTGAGGAAAGAAAAATCATTTTAGCAGTTGTTATAGCAATAACAATTGTTCTTATTTATTTCTGTATTTTCCCAGTATCTTCACAGATATGGGCAGACCAGTTAGGATGGTTAAATAGTTTAATGGGAATTAATTAA
- a CDS encoding dihydroneopterin aldolase family protein encodes MDSKEKYFSNISNRERAIFEGAISMGALFHQFVGTPFNKKTIPSLEKAMEESFTLQPCIDKVEVSIDLDRLDKAMTEFEYTSLSGDMIDVKIYSKVEDVLAVIRIKFIEELNYPLMFVEEIIE; translated from the coding sequence ATGGACAGTAAAGAAAAATATTTTTCAAATATTTCAAATAGAGAACGAGCTATATTTGAAGGAGCTATTAGTATGGGGGCTCTTTTCCATCAATTTGTAGGAACTCCTTTTAATAAAAAAACTATTCCAAGTTTAGAAAAAGCTATGGAAGAATCCTTTACTTTACAACCTTGTATTGATAAAGTAGAAGTTTCTATTGATTTAGACAGATTAGATAAAGCTATGACTGAATTTGAATACACTTCTCTTAGTGGAGATATGATAGATGTTAAAATTTATTCAAAAGTAGAGGATGTTTTAGCAGTTATAAGAATTAAATTTATTGAAGAGTTAAATTATCCCTTAATGTTTGTTGAAGAAATTATAGAATGA
- a CDS encoding 2-oxoacid:ferredoxin oxidoreductase subunit gamma, whose product MRTEVRIAGFGGQGIIMAGIIIGKAASLFDKINSVQTQSYGPEARGGASRTEIVVSAEEIDYPKVSSPDILVAMSHEALIKYMGDLKDEGVLIIDPDMIVEEEIADFVKEHRINLFRAPATKTATKDLGLRIVANIVMIGAIVKVTNLVSVDAAKQAILDSVPKGTEDKNIQAFEAGYALI is encoded by the coding sequence ATGAGAACTGAAGTTCGTATAGCTGGTTTTGGTGGTCAAGGGATTATTATGGCAGGAATCATTATTGGTAAAGCTGCTTCTCTCTTTGATAAAATTAATTCAGTACAAACTCAATCTTATGGTCCTGAAGCTCGTGGAGGAGCTTCTAGAACTGAAATTGTTGTTAGTGCTGAAGAAATTGATTATCCTAAAGTTTCAAGTCCAGACATTCTTGTTGCTATGTCTCATGAAGCTTTGATTAAATATATGGGTGATTTAAAAGATGAGGGTGTCTTAATCATTGATCCTGATATGATTGTTGAAGAAGAGATAGCTGATTTTGTAAAAGAACACAGAATCAATCTTTTCCGTGCACCTGCTACTAAAACAGCAACCAAAGATCTAGGGCTTAGAATTGTAGCAAATATTGTTATGATTGGTGCTATTGTTAAAGTAACTAATCTAGTTTCTGTTGATGCAGCAAAACAAGCTATTTTAGATAGTGTACCAAAGGGTACAGAAGATAAAAATATTCAAGCATTTGAAGCAGGTTATGCTTTAATCTAA
- a CDS encoding 4Fe-4S dicluster domain-containing protein — MIIIDSKLCKGCDICIATCPKKVYSKSDKVNTKNVYLPFPENEEGCTKCGLCELSCPDQAIYVEKEVE, encoded by the coding sequence ATGATTATTATAGATTCTAAACTTTGTAAAGGATGCGATATTTGTATAGCTACTTGTCCTAAAAAAGTTTATTCAAAATCGGATAAAGTAAACACTAAAAACGTTTATCTTCCTTTTCCTGAAAATGAAGAAGGTTGTACTAAATGTGGTTTATGTGAATTATCCTGTCCTGATCAAGCTATTTATGTAGAAAAAGAGGTGGAATAA
- a CDS encoding 2-oxoacid:acceptor oxidoreductase subunit alpha, translating to MVEECFVQGNEACALGAIAANCRFFAGYPITPSTEIAEKMSILLPKYGGSFVQMEDEIASVGAIVGASWSGMKSMTATSGPGISLMQENIGYGFITETPIVIINVQRGSPSTGQPTMSAQSDMMQARWGSHGDYEPIALAPSSVQEFFDFTVDAFNLAEKYRVPVVVLADEVVGHMREKLIIPDKINILTRTRPELLEGEEYLPFDAPLDGTTPMPSFGDGFNIHVSGLTHDERGYPDTNNPEAHTKLVERLCNKILNNREDIYSVKKELCDDADIVIVSYGSPYRSVGAAMKQARAEGIKVGSLKIDTPWPFPEEEILKIAETANDIIVPEMNLGQMVHEVERVASGKANVHLIDKIGGVLHKPEEILAKIKEISE from the coding sequence ATGGTGGAAGAATGTTTTGTTCAAGGAAATGAAGCTTGTGCATTAGGTGCAATTGCTGCAAATTGTAGATTCTTTGCAGGTTATCCAATTACTCCATCTACTGAAATTGCTGAGAAGATGTCTATTTTGCTTCCGAAATATGGTGGTTCATTTGTTCAAATGGAAGATGAAATTGCATCAGTTGGAGCTATTGTTGGAGCTTCATGGAGTGGTATGAAATCAATGACAGCTACCTCTGGTCCAGGTATTTCATTAATGCAAGAAAATATTGGCTATGGCTTTATTACTGAAACCCCTATTGTAATAATTAATGTTCAAAGAGGTTCCCCATCTACTGGCCAACCTACGATGTCTGCACAATCAGATATGATGCAAGCACGTTGGGGTTCTCATGGAGATTATGAACCTATAGCTTTAGCTCCATCTTCAGTACAAGAGTTCTTTGATTTCACTGTTGACGCATTTAATTTAGCTGAAAAGTATAGAGTTCCTGTTGTTGTTCTTGCAGATGAAGTTGTTGGACACATGAGAGAAAAATTAATAATTCCAGATAAAATTAATATTCTTACAAGAACAAGACCAGAACTTCTTGAAGGTGAAGAGTACTTACCATTTGATGCTCCTTTAGATGGAACTACTCCTATGCCATCATTTGGTGATGGATTTAATATTCATGTTTCTGGCTTAACTCATGATGAAAGAGGTTATCCTGATACTAATAATCCTGAAGCTCATACTAAATTAGTTGAAAGACTATGTAATAAAATCTTAAATAATAGAGAAGATATATACTCGGTTAAAAAAGAATTATGTGATGATGCAGATATTGTAATTGTTTCTTATGGATCTCCTTATCGTTCTGTTGGAGCTGCGATGAAACAAGCAAGAGCAGAAGGTATTAAAGTAGGATCTCTTAAAATTGATACTCCATGGCCTTTCCCTGAAGAAGAAATATTAAAAATAGCTGAAACTGCTAATGATATTATTGTTCCTGAAATGAACTTAGGTCAAATGGTTCATGAAGTTGAAAGAGTAGCTAGTGGAAAAGCTAATGTACACCTTATAGATAAAATTGGAGGGGTACTTCATAAACCTGAAGAAATATTGGCAAAAATCAAGGAGATTAGTGAATAG
- the sucC gene encoding ADP-forming succinate--CoA ligase subunit beta, which yields MKFFEHSAKKVFESEGIKIFEGHVVYSPEEAMEVATEFSGPIVLKSQVLVGGRGKAGGIKFADNPGEAFEIAKELLSLKIKGEEVKHLLIEEKADIKKEFFLSVSNNRANKTPIIMASAEGGMEIEELAKTSPEKIIRYNVNPLKEFLPYEAREIARKMGVGSELVSPIGNIIWELYNVYDKYDAEIAEINPLILTDDGLIAADAKLEIENDALFRHQDQVKQNRFRKKDFAFVKLDGDIAVIGNGAGLTLTGMDMVTLFGGKPATFLDIGGGASDGSIRKALNLVLNYAPVKVVFLNVLGGITRADDVARGVIAALDDNKRKVNIVIRLTGTNEEEGQKLFEEAGIPYEISLEEAAKKAVKLCEEIKAKEAK from the coding sequence ATGAAGTTTTTTGAACATAGTGCAAAAAAAGTTTTTGAGAGTGAAGGAATTAAAATTTTTGAAGGGCATGTTGTATATTCTCCTGAAGAAGCAATGGAAGTAGCTACTGAATTTAGCGGACCTATTGTTTTAAAATCTCAAGTGCTTGTTGGTGGAAGAGGTAAAGCTGGAGGTATTAAGTTTGCAGATAACCCTGGTGAAGCATTTGAAATAGCTAAAGAATTGTTAAGCTTAAAAATTAAAGGTGAAGAAGTAAAACATTTACTTATTGAAGAAAAAGCAGATATTAAAAAAGAATTCTTTTTAAGTGTTTCTAATAACAGAGCCAATAAAACCCCAATTATTATGGCAAGTGCTGAAGGTGGAATGGAGATTGAAGAGTTAGCAAAAACCTCTCCTGAAAAGATTATAAGATATAATGTAAATCCTTTAAAAGAATTTTTACCATATGAGGCACGTGAAATTGCTCGTAAAATGGGTGTAGGTTCTGAATTAGTTTCACCTATTGGAAATATTATTTGGGAACTTTATAATGTTTATGATAAATACGATGCAGAAATTGCTGAGATTAACCCACTTATCTTAACTGATGATGGCTTAATCGCTGCTGATGCAAAATTAGAAATTGAAAATGATGCATTGTTCCGTCACCAAGATCAAGTAAAACAAAACAGATTTAGGAAAAAAGATTTTGCTTTTGTAAAACTTGATGGAGACATTGCTGTTATTGGAAATGGTGCAGGTTTAACCTTAACTGGTATGGATATGGTTACTTTGTTTGGTGGAAAACCTGCAACTTTTTTAGATATTGGTGGTGGAGCATCTGATGGCTCTATTAGAAAGGCTTTAAATTTAGTTTTAAATTATGCTCCTGTAAAAGTAGTCTTCCTTAATGTTTTAGGAGGTATTACAAGGGCTGATGATGTTGCAAGAGGGGTTATTGCTGCTTTAGATGATAATAAACGCAAAGTTAATATTGTCATTAGGCTTACTGGTACTAATGAAGAAGAAGGTCAAAAACTATTTGAAGAAGCAGGAATTCCTTATGAGATTTCATTAGAAGAAGCTGCTAAGAAAGCTGTTAAATTATGTGAAGAAATTAAAGCAAAAGAAGCTAAATAA
- a CDS encoding phosphoglycerate kinase yields MVNFNTIDDFDVNGKTVLVRIDINSPVDPNSGIILDDTRMKLHAETIKELSMKGAKTVILAHQSRPGKDDFTTLEQHATVLSKAIGLEVKYVDSLFSSNARESIIALEPSQILLLENVRFFSEEALKRSPEEEATSVLVKTLSPLIDLFINDAFAAAHRSQTSLVGFTRTVPSAAGRVMEKELTIIGNALENVNHPCVFALGGMKADDSIMVIENVLENGTADYVLVSGLVANIFIWAAGYDIKSTNERFIEARGYLDMVDKSKELIEKFGDKIVYPTDVAVSVLGDRADVTIENIPDASIFDIGRESLIKYSKIILEAKSIFANGPAGVFEDPKFAIGTEDIINAIASSKGFSIIGGGHIAAATVNLGYGDKMDHISSGGGASINMLAGKSLAAVEALKDSKELFDDK; encoded by the coding sequence ATGGTTAATTTTAATACTATTGATGATTTTGATGTAAATGGTAAAACAGTTTTAGTTAGAATTGATATTAATTCTCCTGTTGACCCTAATTCTGGAATTATTTTAGATGATACTCGTATGAAGTTACATGCTGAAACTATTAAAGAATTATCTATGAAAGGTGCTAAAACGGTTATTCTTGCTCACCAAAGTCGTCCAGGTAAAGATGATTTTACCACATTAGAACAACATGCTACTGTTTTATCAAAAGCTATTGGTTTAGAAGTTAAATATGTTGATTCTTTATTTTCATCTAATGCAAGAGAGTCTATTATAGCTTTAGAACCCAGTCAAATATTGCTTCTTGAAAATGTTAGATTCTTTTCAGAGGAAGCATTAAAACGTTCTCCAGAAGAGGAAGCTACATCTGTACTTGTTAAAACTTTATCTCCATTAATTGATTTATTTATCAATGATGCATTTGCAGCAGCTCATAGGTCTCAAACTTCCTTAGTTGGCTTTACAAGAACTGTCCCTTCTGCAGCAGGCAGAGTTATGGAAAAAGAATTAACTATCATTGGTAATGCATTAGAAAATGTAAATCATCCTTGTGTTTTTGCATTAGGTGGTATGAAAGCTGATGATTCTATTATGGTAATAGAAAATGTTTTAGAAAATGGTACTGCCGATTATGTTCTTGTTTCAGGTCTTGTTGCTAATATATTTATTTGGGCAGCGGGATATGATATTAAATCTACAAATGAAAGGTTTATTGAAGCTAGAGGTTATCTTGATATGGTAGATAAATCTAAAGAGCTTATTGAGAAATTTGGTGATAAAATAGTTTATCCTACAGATGTTGCAGTTAGTGTTTTAGGTGATAGAGCTGATGTAACAATTGAAAATATCCCTGATGCTTCTATTTTTGATATTGGTAGAGAATCATTAATTAAATATTCTAAAATTATACTTGAAGCTAAATCTATTTTTGCAAACGGTCCTGCAGGTGTATTTGAAGATCCTAAATTTGCAATTGGTACTGAGGATATTATAAATGCAATAGCATCTTCTAAAGGTTTTTCAATTATTGGTGGGGGACATATTGCAGCAGCTACAGTTAATTTAGGTTATGGTGATAAAATGGACCATATTAGCAGTGGTGGAGGCGCTTCTATTAATATGTTGGCAGGTAAATCCTTAGCTGCAGTTGAAGCATTAAAAGATTCTAAAGAATTATTCGATGATAAGTAA
- a CDS encoding 2-oxoacid:ferredoxin oxidoreductase subunit beta codes for MVESRENPYKKYLREDRLPHIFCPGCGNGIVMNTFFKGLEGTDIDFDNIVMVSGIGCSSRVPGYVKCDSLHTTHGRALSFATGLKVGNPDLDVVVFTGDGDAASIGGNHLIHAARRNINLTVICINNNIYGMTGGQISPTSPKGSFGTTAPYGSIDIPFNLAELVKAAGASYVARWTTTHPIQLSKAIQKGLENKGFSFIEVLSQCPTYFGRKNKLKTPLSMHQWIKENSINKRRAEKMDESELEGKIIVGEFINKPRDELCANIKNLVEENSKKPLAIKSAYEELD; via the coding sequence ATGGTAGAATCAAGAGAAAATCCATATAAAAAATATCTTAGAGAAGATAGATTACCCCATATATTCTGTCCAGGCTGTGGAAATGGTATTGTAATGAATACCTTCTTTAAAGGTTTAGAAGGAACTGATATTGATTTTGATAATATTGTAATGGTTTCTGGTATAGGTTGTTCTTCAAGGGTTCCAGGTTATGTAAAATGTGACTCTCTCCATACTACTCATGGAAGGGCTTTAAGCTTTGCAACTGGTTTAAAAGTAGGGAATCCTGATTTAGATGTTGTTGTATTTACTGGTGATGGAGATGCTGCTTCTATTGGTGGAAATCATTTAATTCATGCTGCAAGAAGAAATATTAACTTAACTGTTATCTGTATAAACAACAATATTTATGGTATGACTGGTGGTCAAATTAGTCCTACTTCACCAAAAGGTAGTTTTGGTACCACTGCACCTTATGGTTCTATAGACATTCCATTTAACCTAGCTGAACTTGTTAAAGCAGCTGGCGCTTCTTATGTTGCAAGATGGACAACTACTCACCCTATTCAATTGTCTAAAGCTATTCAAAAAGGTTTAGAAAATAAGGGATTCTCATTTATTGAAGTTCTTTCTCAATGCCCTACTTATTTTGGACGTAAAAACAAACTTAAAACTCCATTGTCTATGCATCAATGGATTAAAGAGAATAGCATTAATAAAAGAAGAGCGGAAAAAATGGATGAATCTGAATTAGAAGGAAAAATTATCGTTGGTGAATTTATCAATAAACCACGTGATGAATTATGTGCTAATATAAAAAATTTAGTTGAAGAAAACTCTAAAAAGCCATTAGCTATTAAATCTGCTTACGAGGAGTTAGATTAA
- the tpiA gene encoding triose-phosphate isomerase: MSLKTPVVILNFKTYLESSGKKALDLAKALESAGEESGIAMVAVPQAIDVYRIKNKTNIPVLAQHIDAISAGGHTGSNLFESFLASGVDGTLLNHSECRMTLADIAEIVKKTKEAELISCVCTNNIETSMAAATLVPDYVAVEPPELIGTGIPVSQAEPEVVEGSVSKVKAINKDVKVLCGAGISTGDDMAAAIELGAEGVLLASGIIKAESPKDALLDLVSKI; the protein is encoded by the coding sequence TTGAGTCTTAAAACACCTGTTGTTATATTGAATTTTAAAACTTATTTAGAATCCAGCGGTAAAAAAGCATTAGATTTAGCTAAAGCTTTAGAAAGTGCTGGTGAGGAATCTGGTATTGCTATGGTTGCAGTACCACAAGCTATTGATGTTTATAGAATAAAAAATAAAACTAATATCCCTGTTTTAGCTCAACATATTGATGCTATATCTGCTGGAGGTCATACTGGAAGTAATTTATTTGAAAGTTTTCTTGCAAGTGGTGTTGATGGAACTTTATTAAACCACTCTGAATGTAGAATGACTCTTGCAGACATTGCAGAAATTGTTAAAAAGACTAAAGAAGCAGAACTTATCTCTTGTGTATGTACGAATAATATTGAAACTAGTATGGCAGCTGCAACTCTTGTTCCAGATTACGTTGCAGTAGAACCACCAGAACTTATTGGTACTGGAATTCCTGTATCTCAAGCAGAACCTGAAGTAGTAGAGGGCAGTGTATCTAAAGTTAAAGCTATTAATAAAGATGTAAAGGTTTTATGTGGTGCAGGTATATCAACTGGTGATGATATGGCTGCTGCTATTGAATTAGGTGCTGAAGGAGTTCTATTAGCTTCTGGAATTATTAAGGCAGAAAGTCCTAAAGATGCATTACTAGATTTAGTAAGTAAGATTTAA